The Ovis aries strain OAR_USU_Benz2616 breed Rambouillet chromosome 6, ARS-UI_Ramb_v3.0, whole genome shotgun sequence genome includes a window with the following:
- the LOC132657153 gene encoding epididymis-specific alpha-mannosidase-like produces the protein MPPSFCPQDRKHEPKADLRRVLLRLQHLYEVDQDPVLSRPVTVNLWSVLRGLGSVVSVEERSLTETWDVSEMYRWTWSTGDPHRHRGNSSRPSPPPGGPEVTIYPKEIWTFFIHFQEH, from the exons ATGCCACCTTCCTTCTGTCCCCAAGACCGAAAGCACGAGCCGAAGGCAGACCTCCGCCGTGTCCTGCTGCGGCTCCAGCACCTGTATGAGGTGGACCAGGACCCGGTGTTGTCTCGGCCTGTGACGGTGAACCTGTGG TCTGTGCTGCGGGGACTGGGCTCCGTGGTGTCTGTGGAGGAGCGCTCACTAACAGAGACCTGGGATGTGAGCGAGATGTATCGCTGGACCTGGAGCACGGGGGACCCTCACCGCCACAGAG GCAACTCCAGTCGGCCCTCGCCACCGCCAGGAGGCCCCGAGGTCACCATCTACCCGAAGGAGATCTGGACGTTCTTCATTCACTTTCAAGAGCACTGA